The following are encoded together in the Pithys albifrons albifrons isolate INPA30051 chromosome 5, PitAlb_v1, whole genome shotgun sequence genome:
- the EREG gene encoding proepiregulin codes for MDAACPRARSMLLFLGYLLQAVLGTTVIPLCGPGEMENCTTALIQTENSPRVAQVGIARCQPEMKDYCFHGQCVYIVDLDEHYCRCDVGFSGVRCVHSELVRQPLSKEYVVLTVIVVLLFAAAISLAGYYICRRYRNKRRQTNASEYKEVGAL; via the exons GTTACCTCTTGCAGGCAGTCCTGGGCACAACAGTGATCCCGTTATGTGGGCCTGGGGAGATGGAGAACTGCACAACAGCACTCA TCCAGACAGAGAACAGCCCACGCGTGGCCCAGGTGGGGATAGCGAGGTGCCAGCCTGAAATGAAGGACTACTGCTTCCACGGGCAGTGTGTGTACATCGTGGACCTGGATGAGCACTACTGCAG GTGTGACGTGGGCTTCTCGGGGGTGCGCTGTGTGCACTCGGAGCTGGTGCGGCAGCCCCTCAGCAAGGAGTACGTGGTGCTGACCGTCATCGTGGTGCTGCTCTTCGCTGCTGCCATCTCCCTTGCGGGCTACTACATCTGCAGGAG gTACCGAAACAAGAGGAGACAAACCAATGCCAGTGAATACAAGGAAGTTGGTGCCCTatag